From the genome of Alphaproteobacteria bacterium:
ATTCTGGTGACCACCACGCTCGATATGGGTTTGCAGCGCGCGGCGGAAAAATACCTTGAAGCGACGCTCGAGAAGGATGGTACAGCGGGCAACATAGGTCAGGCCGCGCTGCTCAGCCTTGCGCCGGACGGCGCGGTGCGCGCCTATGTGGGCGGGCGCGATTTCCGTGAAAGCGAATATGACCGTGTTACGCAATCGCGGCGGCAGACAGGCTCCGCCTTCAAGCCGTTCATCTATCTTGCCGCTATTCAGGCCGGTTTGCAGCCCGATACGGTTCTGGAAGACGCGCCGATCAAAATCGGATCCTATTCCCCCACCAATTACGACAACCAGTACAGGGGCGAGGTTACGGCAAGGCAGGCGCTGGCGGAATCGCTCAATACCGTCGCGGTGCGCGTGCTGCACGATATCGGCATCGCGCCGGTGGTGCGCGCGGCCGGCGCGCTTGGGATCACTTCGCCGCTCAACCGCGATCTTTCGCTTGCGCTCGGCACCAGCGAAGCCAGCCTGATGGAACTGACGACCGCCTTCGCCGCCATCGCCGCGGGCGGCCGTGCGGTGACGCCCTATGCGGTTATTTCCATACGCGTGCGCGACGGGCAGGAAATCTATCGCCGTCCGGAAAGCGCGGTGCCGCCGGTGGCGGTCGATCCGGAAGCGATTGCCGTGCTGACCGATATGATGATGAGCGTAGTGCAGGAAGGCACCGGCCGCCGCGCCCGGCTGGACAGGCAAGCGGCGGGCAAGACCGGCACGACGCAGGATTACCGCGATGCATGGTTCGTGGGCTTTACGTCCGATTACACCACGGGCGTGTGGATGGGCAACGATGACAATGCTTCGATGAAGCGGGTCACGGGCGGCGGCGCGCCCGCGCAATTGTGGCACGATTATATGGCGGCGGCCGAGGCCGGCCGGCCGGCGCAGGCGCTGCCTTCGCTATATGCACAATATAACTACAATCGCGCGCAAGCGGGCACCACGGCGGCGCAAGGCTCCGAACAATCCCAAAGTCTCACGGGCTTCATCATGCGCCTGCTTGGTGTAGAGTAGCGCGCATGACGAAGGACGATGATGTTGTCGAGATATTCACGGATGGCGCGTGCAGCGGTAATCCGGGCCGCGGCGGCTGGGGCGCGCTTTTGCGCTATAACGGCGCGGAAAAGGAAATATCGGGCAGCGCCAAGGATACGACCAATAACCGCATGGAGCTGATGGCCGCTATCATGGCGCTCGAAACGCTTAAACGCTCATCGTGCGTGAAGCTTTATACAGACAGCCAGTATGTGCGCAACGGCATCACCGAATGGGTGTCTTCATGGCAGAAGCGCGGCTGGAAAACCGCCGACAAAAAGCCGGTGAAGAATGTCGATCTGTGGAAACGCCTGATCGAAGCTGCGGCGCCGCACGATGTCGAATACATATGGGTGCGCGGCCATGACGGCCATGTGGAGAACGAGCGCGCCGACGCGCTCGCGCGCGCCGCAAGCGAAGGCTAAGCTTTAAGCCGCTTTCGCCTTGCCGACCATTTGCAGCATCGCTTCCGCGCTCGAAACCTCGAACTGGCCCGGCGCTTCGACCGCAAGCTGCTTCACGACGCCGTCTTCGGCATAAAGCGCAAAACGCTGGCAGCGTGTGCCGAGGCCGTAACCGCTGCCGTCCATTTCAAGCCCGAGCGCCTTGGTGAAGCTGGCGTTGCCGTCCGCGAGCATGGTGATGCCCGAGGCGTTGCCCTGCTTGGCCCACGCGTCCATCACGAACGGGTCGTTGACCGAAAGGCAGGCAACTTCGATGCCTTGCTGCTTGAAGGAGTTTAGGTTGTTGACATAGCCGGGCAGATGGCGGGCCGAGCAGGTCGGCGTGAAAGCGCCGGGAACCGCAAACATCACGACCTTTTTGCCCTTGAAAACGCTTTCGGTGTTCAGGTCCTGCATGCCGTCCGCGGTCAGTTGCTTAAGCGCGATAGCGGGGATTTTGTCGCCGGTCTTGATGGTCATGCCGTTCTCCTTTTCGGGTGAATAAATCAGCACGCCCTTTGTACGCACTGCGCATGCATGCGGCAAGCCCGTTCGTGCCTTTATTGCGCGGCGCGCGCTTTCTTCAAGGCTTTCAAGACGATGCTTTCGGTCAAAAGTTCAGGCAACAGGATGGGCCGCTTGCTGCCCGGGCCGTAAACGACGTTAAAGGGAATACCATAGCGTTTATGCTTCTTCAGATAGGCGGCGATGGCCGGGTCCGGGTTTGTCCAGTCCGCCTCCATCGCGACGACATCGTCTGCGAACAAGGCTTCGCGCACATCTTCGGTATCGAGCACGAAGCGCTTGTTCGCCTTGCATGTCAGGCACCATGAAGCCGTAACATCCACGAACACGGTTTTGCCGGCGCCGACCAGCACGGGGATCTGTTCTTCATCGAACTTGTGCCAATTATATGCGCCGGTATAGGCGGGCGGTTCGGCGGGGTCGGGCGCGCCAAGCGCGGCGAGGATAAAGCATGTGCCGATTAGCAGCGCGATTGCGGCTTTGATCGCGCGCCTCACATGCCCTTCGGTAAGGCGCTTGGCGGCAAGCAGCAGCACGGTGCCGCCGAGGCAGGCGGCAACGGCCAGTGCGGCATCCACACTCGCTTGCGTTGAAAGCACGAAAAGCAGCCACGCGGCGGTCACGATCAGCGCGAGGCCGAGAATACGGCGCAGCCCCGTTATCCAGTGGCCGGGGCGGGGCAATAAAGTGGCCAGCCCCGGCCGCCATGCGATCAGAAGGTATGGCAATGCCATGCCGGTGCCGAGCGCGAAGAAAACCAGCAATATTTCCGTTGTGCCGGCTGCGAGCGCGAAACCGATGGCGGTGCCGAGAAACGGTGCGGTGCAAGGCGTGGCGAGCAGAGTGGCGAAGGCGCCGGTGGTGAAATCACCCGCCAGCCGAGGGTGGTAGCTGGCGTAAGCGACCTGATCGCTGAGCCAGTAAGGCAGGCGAACGCCAAGCAATTCCCAAAGATTTGCGGCGAACAGAACCAGCAGCACGCAAAGAAACACGATGAACAGGGGCTGCTGAAACTGTACGCCCCAGCCGACCGCAAGCCCTGCCGCCTTCAGCGCGATCATCATGCCCGCGAGCACGAGAAAGGAAAAGACGATGCCCGCGCTGGTGGTCAGGAAGCTGCGCCGCACGGTCGCCCGCTCCCCGCCGCCATGACTGATAACCGACAAAATCTTCAGCGAAAGCACCGGCAGCACGCAAGGCATGAGGTTGAGGATAAAGCCGCCGATCAGCGCGAAAAGAATGACGAGCAAAAGCCCGTCATTTGGTGGGTCCAGTTCGGTCGCGGGCTCCTCTGATAGGGCGGGCTGCGCTTCGAGGATGAGATCGACCTTCTGTTCGCGCGAACGATCGCCATCCGTGACGGTCAGCGTAAGCGGCAGCCCCCCGCGCAACGCTTCCTTGTCCGACATGGCGGCCAGCGGCAGGCGCATTTCGGCGAACAGCGTATCGGGGCTTATTTCGGTCGCGGCGGCGGAGAAGATCAGGCTTTCGGATGTTTCGACGAACACATCCGGCATCTGCAGCGGCTTTTCGGATGCGATATCGACCGTCAGCACGCCGTTTTCGACATCCATCACAGCGGCCGTGACCTTTAGCCCGGCTTCGTCGCTATCGCGCGGGACCTTGGCGCGGTATTCGTCGATCAGCGCCGCGACATCGCTGCGCGCGGCCGCGCCTGTGGGCAGCGCGAGCTTCATATCAAAACGGTGGGGGATGCATATATTCTTGCACACCAGAATATCCACGCGTGCATCGAGCGTCACGGGCTTGCCCGGCTCGCGCGGCTGCAATTCAAGCGGGAAGATAACATGCGTGCTGTAGCCGAACGTATCCAGGCCCTGCATCGTGAAGCGGTGGGGCGCCGGGTACAGGATTGTAATGCTGTCGATGTTTCCGTCCGGTTGCGATTTGAGCCAATCGATATTCGGCGGCATACCGGCATCGCCGGGCGAGCGCCAATAGGTATCCCATTCCGGCGCCAGTTTCACTTCGAGCCCGAGCGGGATCACGCTCAGGTCGCCCACGGCATTGACCCCGGAAAGCAGGCGCACGCTTAGCTGTTCATTGGATTGCCATGGCGTGCTGGTCGCGGCTTGCGCGGCGGGCATGCCTATGATGACGGCGGCAAAAACAATTAGCGTGGAAAGCAAGCGAATCATGGTAGCGCCCTGTGATCTTCCGGTTTATGCTTGTTTAACCAATCACCATGTTAAGATAAACCACGATTGTTAAGATACAGGGTTTTTTTGATGCCGGAAAAACCGGGTTCGAAGGCAACGAAAAGCGAAACCAACTGGTTAACCGGCCAGCTGCTTATCGCCATGCCCACCATGGCCGACCCGCGCTTCGCGCACGCGGTCATTTATATGTGTTCGCACAACGAACAGGGCGCGATGGGGCTTATCGTCAATCGTCTTTACGGTTCACTGAATTTCCGCACGCTGCTCGAACAGCTCGATCTTACGCTCGCGGACGCGGCGCATGATGTGCGCGTGCATTTCGGCGGGCCGGTGGAAAGCAACCGCGGTTTTGTACTGCATACCGCCGATTACCGGCGCGAAGGCACGATGATGATCGATGACGGGATCGGCATGACCGCGACGGTGGAGATTTTGCAGGAACTTTCGCGGGGGCAGGGGCCGGAACAGTGCCTGCTCGCGCTTGGCTATGCCGGGTGGCAGCCGGGGCAGCTGAATGCCGAATTGCAAGCGAACGGCTGGCTTACATCGTCAAGCGATACCGGGTTTTTGTTTGACGGCCAGCTCGAAAACAAATGGGAGCGCGCGATCGCGCGGCTCGGTATCTCTCCCGCCATGCTTTCGGGCGATGCCGGTCATGCCTGAAGCCTTGCGGCGCGAACCGTTCGCCGATCATTTCTCCGGCCATGCCGATATTTATGCGCGCTACCGCCCGCGCTATCCCGATGCCTTGTTCGATCATATCGCCAATCTGTGCCCGGCGCGCGAGATCGTTTGGGATTGCGGCACCGGCAACGGGCAGGCGGCCGTGGGCCTCGCAGCCCGTTTTGCGCACGTATTCGCGACCGATCCGAGCGCGGAGCAAATCGCCCGCGCCGCGCCGTGCCCGAATATCACATACAGCATAGCGGCCGAACGCGCGCCGCTTGATGCCGGCGCGGCTGATCTTGTCAGCGCGGCCATGGCGGCGCACTGGTTCGATCACGGCAGGTTCAACGCCGAAGCGCGGCGCGCGCTGAAGCCCGGCGGCGTTATCGCGCTGTGGGCTTATGGGTTCTTTCGCTCCCGCGAACCGGCGATAGACGCGGCGATAAACGAGATTGCGCATGGCGCGTTCGGCCCCTATTGGCAGCCGCAGAACAAGCTTATTTGGGGCGGGTACAAAGATATTCCGTTTCCGTTCGATGAATTGCCGGCACCGGATGTTGCGATTGCCGCCGCGCACGATCTGCCGCACATGCTTGGCTATCTGTCAAGTTGGTCGGCGGCGCAGAAATTTGCGGCGCAAAACGGCGCGGCGGCGCTTAAAGAGGTTTATGCGCCGCTTGCCGCGCTATGGGGCGACCCCGCGACGGTGCGCGATTTTTCCTGCCCGCTTGCGATCAGGTTGGGGCGAGTTTAGCCCTTATTCTTTCTGCCGAGCCTGATTTTTAATGTCAGCATATATATCAAATAGATTGTAGAAAGACCAATGAAAGCCGCAACGGCAACGAAGAATGGATGCCAGTTGTATTTTAGAATTGCGGGAATTTGCAATGCGAACGCAAAGGAAAAAAACAAAATCGTAACTATGAGGATGCTGTAGTCAACTACACTCAATATGAGCGCCCTTGCTTCTATGACATCGAATTTTCTTGGGCTTGCTTCCAGACTCTCTGGCACCGCTTTTTTCCTGACATACAGGTTTGCTGCAAATCCGAAAACGATGAGGAAGACCGCTGATGGGGGGTAATTTGTTATGTATAATACAAGTGCGGCAACGATAAAAATGACCACGGGTATGATTATACCTTTTGCTATTTTCTT
Proteins encoded in this window:
- a CDS encoding redoxin family protein produces the protein MTIKTGDKIPAIALKQLTADGMQDLNTESVFKGKKVVMFAVPGAFTPTCSARHLPGYVNNLNSFKQQGIEVACLSVNDPFVMDAWAKQGNASGITMLADGNASFTKALGLEMDGSGYGLGTRCQRFALYAEDGVVKQLAVEAPGQFEVSSAEAMLQMVGKAKAA
- a CDS encoding PBP1A family penicillin-binding protein gives rise to the protein MTKRRTSKKSRRRHGLRARMRHARKRFGKLLGRRFGRFWKTIARPFALTPARRRKLFTAAALAVIWGGVGLFFLLSWYAYDLPDVRQVEGPTRRPSIVLMTQDGTQFARFGDLYGEQVPLAQLPKYLTHAVMAVEDRRFFDHGGVDVFGLARAMFANLRAGRVVQGGSTITQQLAKNLFLTPERTFRRKVQEMMLAIWLEHTYSKDQILGAYLNRVYLGSGTYGVDAAARVYFGKSARNINLGEAALLAGLLKAPSRYAPTNNPDQAKARAALVLNLMVETGFIDERQRRFAMAEMGEIKPAVMADARYFAAWVADQATQIAGSTGQDILVTTTLDMGLQRAAEKYLEATLEKDGTAGNIGQAALLSLAPDGAVRAYVGGRDFRESEYDRVTQSRRQTGSAFKPFIYLAAIQAGLQPDTVLEDAPIKIGSYSPTNYDNQYRGEVTARQALAESLNTVAVRVLHDIGIAPVVRAAGALGITSPLNRDLSLALGTSEASLMELTTAFAAIAAGGRAVTPYAVISIRVRDGQEIYRRPESAVPPVAVDPEAIAVLTDMMMSVVQEGTGRRARLDRQAAGKTGTTQDYRDAWFVGFTSDYTTGVWMGNDDNASMKRVTGGGAPAQLWHDYMAAAEAGRPAQALPSLYAQYNYNRAQAGTTAAQGSEQSQSLTGFIMRLLGVE
- a CDS encoding YqgE/AlgH family protein; translation: MPEKPGSKATKSETNWLTGQLLIAMPTMADPRFAHAVIYMCSHNEQGAMGLIVNRLYGSLNFRTLLEQLDLTLADAAHDVRVHFGGPVESNRGFVLHTADYRREGTMMIDDGIGMTATVEILQELSRGQGPEQCLLALGYAGWQPGQLNAELQANGWLTSSSDTGFLFDGQLENKWERAIARLGISPAMLSGDAGHA
- a CDS encoding copper resistance protein; protein product: MIRLLSTLIVFAAVIIGMPAAQAATSTPWQSNEQLSVRLLSGVNAVGDLSVIPLGLEVKLAPEWDTYWRSPGDAGMPPNIDWLKSQPDGNIDSITILYPAPHRFTMQGLDTFGYSTHVIFPLELQPREPGKPVTLDARVDILVCKNICIPHRFDMKLALPTGAAARSDVAALIDEYRAKVPRDSDEAGLKVTAAVMDVENGVLTVDIASEKPLQMPDVFVETSESLIFSAAATEISPDTLFAEMRLPLAAMSDKEALRGGLPLTLTVTDGDRSREQKVDLILEAQPALSEEPATELDPPNDGLLLVILFALIGGFILNLMPCVLPVLSLKILSVISHGGGERATVRRSFLTTSAGIVFSFLVLAGMMIALKAAGLAVGWGVQFQQPLFIVFLCVLLVLFAANLWELLGVRLPYWLSDQVAYASYHPRLAGDFTTGAFATLLATPCTAPFLGTAIGFALAAGTTEILLVFFALGTGMALPYLLIAWRPGLATLLPRPGHWITGLRRILGLALIVTAAWLLFVLSTQASVDAALAVAACLGGTVLLLAAKRLTEGHVRRAIKAAIALLIGTCFILAALGAPDPAEPPAYTGAYNWHKFDEEQIPVLVGAGKTVFVDVTASWCLTCKANKRFVLDTEDVREALFADDVVAMEADWTNPDPAIAAYLKKHKRYGIPFNVVYGPGSKRPILLPELLTESIVLKALKKARAAQ
- a CDS encoding methyltransferase domain-containing protein, with the translated sequence MPVMPEALRREPFADHFSGHADIYARYRPRYPDALFDHIANLCPAREIVWDCGTGNGQAAVGLAARFAHVFATDPSAEQIARAAPCPNITYSIAAERAPLDAGAADLVSAAMAAHWFDHGRFNAEARRALKPGGVIALWAYGFFRSREPAIDAAINEIAHGAFGPYWQPQNKLIWGGYKDIPFPFDELPAPDVAIAAAHDLPHMLGYLSSWSAAQKFAAQNGAAALKEVYAPLAALWGDPATVRDFSCPLAIRLGRV
- the rnhA gene encoding ribonuclease HI is translated as MTKDDDVVEIFTDGACSGNPGRGGWGALLRYNGAEKEISGSAKDTTNNRMELMAAIMALETLKRSSCVKLYTDSQYVRNGITEWVSSWQKRGWKTADKKPVKNVDLWKRLIEAAAPHDVEYIWVRGHDGHVENERADALARAASEG